One part of the Equus asinus isolate D_3611 breed Donkey chromosome 6, EquAss-T2T_v2, whole genome shotgun sequence genome encodes these proteins:
- the NTSR2 gene encoding LOW QUALITY PROTEIN: neurotensin receptor type 2 (The sequence of the model RefSeq protein was modified relative to this genomic sequence to represent the inferred CDS: deleted 1 base in 1 codon), with the protein METSSPKPPRPSPGPALSLDARLGVDTRLWAKVLFTALYALIVALGTAGNALSVHVVLKGRAGPPRRLRSHVLSLALSALLLLLVSAPVELYNFVWFHYPWVFGDLGCRTYYFVRELGTYATVLSVASLSAERCLAVCQPLRARRLLTPRRTRRLLSLVWAASLGLALPMAIIMGQKHELETAGGEPEPASRVCTVLVSRSTLQVFIQVNVLVSFVLPLALTAFLNGVTVSHLVALCSQVPSTSAPGSPSPSHVELVSQERKSLSLGGQASLVRHKDARRIRSLQHSIQVLRAIVAVYVVCWLPYHARRLMYCYVSDDKWTDTLYDFYHYFYLVTNTLFYVSSAVTPVLYNVVSSSFRKLFLEALSNLCREPYRMELSPAEPLRPTPMGTASGSGEPPEPPT; encoded by the exons ATGGAGACCAGCAGCCCGAAGCCCCCGAGGCCCAGTCCGGGCCCGGCGCTGAGCCTGGACGCCCGGCTGGGCGTGGACACGCGCCTCTGGGCCAAGGTGCTGTTCACCGCGCTCTACGCGCTCATCGTCGCGCTGGGCACGGCCGGCAATGCGCTGTCCGTGCACGTGGTGCTGAAGGGGCGCGCCGGGCCCCCGCGGCGCCTGCGCTCCCACGTGCTCAGCCTGGCGCTCTCcgccctgctgctgctgctggtcagCGCGCCCGTGGAGCTTTACAACTTCGTGTGGTTCCACTACCCATGGGTCTTCGGCGACCTGGGCTGTCGCACTTACTACTTCGTGCGCGAGCTGGGCACCTACGCCACGGTGCTCAGCGTGGCCAGCCTGAGCGCCGAGCGCTGCCTGGCCGTGTGCCAGCCCCTGCGCGCCCGCCGCCTGCTGACGCCGCGCAGGACCCGCCGCCTGCTGTCGCTCGTCTGGGCCGCCTCGCTCGGCCTCGCCCTGCCCATGGCCATCATCATGGGGCAGAAGCACGAGCTGGAGACGGCGGGCGGGGAGCCGGAGCCCGCCTCGCGCGTGTGCACCGTGCTGGTGAGCCGCTCCACGCTCCAGGTCTTCATCCAG GTGAACGTGCTGGTGTCCTTCGTGCTCCCCTTGGCATTAACTGCTTTCCTGAACGGGGTCACCGTGAGCCACCTGGTGGCCCTCTGCTCCCAGGTGCCATCCACTTCTgccccaggcagcccctccccaAGCCACGTGGAGCTAGTGAGTCAGGAGAGGAAGTCACTCTCCCTGGGGGGCCAGGCCAGCCTGGTGAGACACAAGGACGCCCGCCGGATCCGCAGCCTTCAGCACAGCATCCAGGTTCTCA GAGCCATCGTGGCCGTGTATGTCGTCTGCTGGCTGCCGTACCACGCCCGCAGGCTCATGTACTGCTATGTCTCTGATGACAAGTGGACCGA CACACTCTACGATTTCTATCACTACTTCTACCTGGTGACCAACACGCTTTTCTACGTCAGCTCAGCAGTGACCCCCGTCCTGTACAACGTCGTGTCGTCCTCCTTCAGGAAACTCTTCCTGGAAGCCCTCAGCAACCTGTGTCGAGAGCCCTACCGCATGGAGCTGTCACCTGCG GAGCCCCTGAGACCCACCCCAATGGGTACAGCTTCAGGCTCTGGGGAGCCCCCAGAGCCCCCAACCTGA